From the genome of Bacteroides sp.:
CCCGGGCCTGCCTATTATCTGCGACCCCAGCCACATCAGCGGAAGCCGGCGCCTGCTGCTTCAGGTGGCCCAAAATGCCATCGACCTGGATTATGATGGGCTGATGATTGAGTCGCACTGTAATCCGGAAAAAGCCCTTACTGATGCAAGTCAGCAGGTAACTCCCGAGGACCTGTTCGACCTGATCAGCCACCTGGTGGTCAGACGCGCCGGATGCGTAAAGGGCGAAGCAACACGCCAGCTGGAAGCCTATCGCAGACAAATCGACGAAATTGACCGGAACATTCTCTATTTCCTTTCCAAGCGCATGGAGATCGTGGAAAAGATCGGGCAATTAAAAAAAAGCAACGACATCACTATCCTGCAGATCCGCCGCTGGAACAATATTTTTCGCGACCGCATGAAGCGCGGGCAGGACCTTGGGATCGACCCGGCCTTCCTGCGCACCCTGCTCGAAATGGTCCACCAGCAGTCCATCGAGCTTCAAAACCGCATAATGAACGAAAACAGCTAATTTTGTGCCCATGAGTGAACACGAAAAGAAAGCCCTGACCGATATTTCCAGCTTGGGTGAGTTCAGGCTTATTGACCACCTGACCAAAAACATCCAATTAAAGAATCCCGGAACGCTGAAAGGCGTTGGCGATGATGCCGCAGTGCTCGAAACCGGACAGGAGATCATGCTGGTCTCAAAAGACCTGCTGGTGGAAGGGGTCCACTTCGATATCGTTTACACCCCGCTGAAACATCTGGGATATAAGGCTGTGGCCGTCAACCTTTCCGACATTTATGCTATGAACGGGACGCCGGCCCAGGTAATCATTGGCCTGGCCGTCTCGAGCCGCTATTCGCTTGAAGCCCTCGAAGAACTCTACGAAGGCATGCTGCTGGCCTGCGAAAAATACGGGGTGGATATGGTTGGTGGCGACACCACGGCCAGCCCATCAGGGATGGTTCTTTCGGTTACAGTCATAGGGCACGCGCCAAAGGAGAAGGTGGTTTACCGGGGAGGCTCGGCAGTGAACGACCTGATTTGTGTGAGTGGAAGCCTGGGTGGCGCTTATTGCGGATTGCTGGTTTTGAAACGTGAAAAGGCCGCCTTCAAGGGGAATCCCGATGTTCAGCCCGACCTGGGTAGTTATGAACACGTGCTGGAGCGACAGTTAAAGCCTGAGCCCCGACGGGATATTGTGGATATGCTCAGTAAGGCCGGAGTAATGCCCAGTTCAATGATTGACATCTCTGATGGATTGGCTTCTGAGGTGATGCACCTTTGCAAAAACTCAGGCAATGGTGCTGTCATTTACGAAGAGCACATCCCCATTGATCAGCGTATGGCTGCCGTGGCGCATGAATTCAATATCGACCCCACCACCTGTGCCCTCAGCGGGGGAGAAGACTACGAACTGCTGTTTACCGCCCGCCAGGAAGATTATGAAAAGATAAAAGAACTGGAAAGCATTAGAATTATTGGCCATATGGCAGATGCCTCCCAGGGAGCCCACCTCGTTACCACTTCCGGGCAGTGGATCGAATTGACTGCCCAGGGCTGGGACGGCCTGCGAAAAAGGGAAGATTAATCTCCCCGAAAAAACAGACAGGCATGCCGAAAAAAAAATATTATGTAGTATGGGCCGGGCATCAAACCGGCGTTTTCGACAATTGGAACGAATGCCGGAAGGCCGTCCATGGTTTTGAAGGCGCCCGCTACAAGTCGTTCGAAACCCTGGAGCAGGCTAAAAAAGCTTACCAGGACAACCCGTTTCAGCATATTGGCAAAAAGGCCGCCCCGTCTCCGCCCGACCCTGAGAAAATAAAGGCCGTTGGCATGCCCATTGAGAACAGCCTTTCGGTTGATGCCGCCTGCAACATGACCACCGGCGACATGGAATACCGCGGGGTTTATACTGCCAGCAAGACATTGCTCTTTAAGCAGGGGCCATTCCCCAAAGCATCAAACAACATTGGGGAATTCCTGGCACTGGTGCATGCCCTGGCCTGGTGTCAAAAGAATAAACTGAAACTACCCATTTATTCCGATTCGAAAACGGCCATGGCCTGGGTAAGAAACAAACACGCCAAAACCAAAGTGGAGGAAAACAGCCAGAATGAAGCGCTTTTTGACCTGATCGACCGGGCTGAATACTGGCTGAAAAATAATAACTGGGAAAACCCTATCCTGAAATGGGAAACCGAAGTGTGGGGAGAGATTCCGGCAGATTATGGA
Proteins encoded in this window:
- a CDS encoding ribonuclease H family protein yields the protein MPKKKYYVVWAGHQTGVFDNWNECRKAVHGFEGARYKSFETLEQAKKAYQDNPFQHIGKKAAPSPPDPEKIKAVGMPIENSLSVDAACNMTTGDMEYRGVYTASKTLLFKQGPFPKASNNIGEFLALVHALAWCQKNKLKLPIYSDSKTAMAWVRNKHAKTKVEENSQNEALFDLIDRAEYWLKNNNWENPILKWETEVWGEIPADYGRK
- the thiL gene encoding thiamine-phosphate kinase; protein product: MSEHEKKALTDISSLGEFRLIDHLTKNIQLKNPGTLKGVGDDAAVLETGQEIMLVSKDLLVEGVHFDIVYTPLKHLGYKAVAVNLSDIYAMNGTPAQVIIGLAVSSRYSLEALEELYEGMLLACEKYGVDMVGGDTTASPSGMVLSVTVIGHAPKEKVVYRGGSAVNDLICVSGSLGGAYCGLLVLKREKAAFKGNPDVQPDLGSYEHVLERQLKPEPRRDIVDMLSKAGVMPSSMIDISDGLASEVMHLCKNSGNGAVIYEEHIPIDQRMAAVAHEFNIDPTTCALSGGEDYELLFTARQEDYEKIKELESIRIIGHMADASQGAHLVTTSGQWIELTAQGWDGLRKRED